A single genomic interval of Gammaproteobacteria bacterium harbors:
- a CDS encoding sulfotransferase yields MANPVVSLDADLLRQQARAETGLEDFGDESHVDAMQHLLDALNTEANLNEAGRAMFAGRIRNILVCRLRAEDWFRRHPEILEEEIRAPLAIVGLPRTGTTMMHRTIGADHRMYAPLWYEVRYPVPFPGTDFNGIDPRIAVAEAEVAAMLEASPELASIHPMDARGPDEDIMLLEQSFFSGVPESFAHMPSYGAWLDRQDQRPGYRYLKRLLQFLQWQKKRFGQGSGERWVLKAPHHLRYPAALCETFPDVSILQTHRDPVQTIPSYGSMMHALISPLANASDKAAIAQHWAGHWDRAMRATMQFRDAGHEHRFLDVWYQDTVAKPLEEIRRLYDFIGMPFTEEARAEMEKWRDLNRREERPSHQYTLEEYGFTEQGLKKSFHEYRERYILARPTR; encoded by the coding sequence ATGGCGAACCCCGTTGTCTCACTCGACGCCGACCTTTTGCGCCAGCAGGCGCGCGCCGAAACCGGTCTCGAGGATTTTGGCGACGAGAGTCATGTGGACGCGATGCAGCATCTGCTCGATGCGCTGAACACCGAGGCCAATCTCAACGAGGCGGGGCGAGCGATGTTCGCCGGGCGTATCCGCAATATCCTGGTCTGCCGCTTGCGCGCCGAAGACTGGTTTCGGCGCCATCCGGAGATCCTCGAGGAGGAAATCCGCGCACCGCTGGCAATCGTTGGCCTGCCACGTACCGGCACCACGATGATGCACCGCACCATTGGCGCCGATCACCGCATGTACGCGCCGCTTTGGTACGAGGTGCGCTATCCGGTGCCGTTCCCGGGCACCGATTTCAACGGCATCGATCCGCGCATCGCGGTGGCCGAAGCGGAAGTCGCGGCGATGCTCGAGGCTTCGCCCGAACTCGCCTCCATTCACCCGATGGATGCGCGCGGACCGGATGAGGACATCATGCTGCTCGAGCAGTCGTTCTTCAGCGGGGTGCCGGAGTCCTTTGCGCATATGCCGTCCTATGGTGCCTGGCTCGACCGCCAGGACCAGCGCCCGGGTTACCGCTACCTGAAGCGTCTGTTGCAGTTCCTGCAATGGCAGAAAAAGCGTTTCGGCCAGGGTAGCGGCGAGCGCTGGGTGCTGAAGGCGCCGCACCACCTGCGTTATCCGGCGGCACTATGCGAGACTTTTCCCGACGTCAGTATCCTGCAGACACACCGCGACCCGGTGCAGACGATCCCCTCCTACGGCAGCATGATGCATGCGCTGATCAGCCCGCTGGCGAACGCTTCCGACAAGGCTGCCATCGCGCAGCATTGGGCCGGGCACTGGGACCGCGCGATGCGTGCCACGATGCAGTTTCGCGATGCCGGGCACGAGCACCGTTTTCTCGATGTGTGGTACCAGGATACCGTTGCGAAGCCGCTGGAGGAAATCCGCCGGCTCTACGATTTCATCGGCATGCCGTTCACCGAGGAAGCGCGTGCCGAGATGGAAAAATGGCGCGATCTGAACCGCCGCGAGGAACGCCCGAGCCATCAGTACACGCTGGAGGAATACGGCTTTACCGAGCAGGGGCTGAAGAAGTCCTTTCATGAATACCGCGAGCGCTATATCCTTGCGCGCCCGACCCGCTGA
- the cysC gene encoding adenylyl-sulfate kinase has translation MTEQKATNVHWHEGEIQREHRHQLLGQQGATLWFTGLSGSGKSTVAVALEEALHLRGKLAYRLDGDNIRLGINKNLGFSAEDRTENIRRIGEVAKLFVDCGVIVLTSFISPYRADRDVVRALHDASGMPFIEVFVDCALAEAEKRDPKGLYKKARAGEIKNFTGIDDPYEAPAAAEVHLHTDRMTLQQEVDMLLHELEKRGILST, from the coding sequence ATGACAGAGCAGAAGGCGACCAACGTTCATTGGCACGAGGGCGAGATACAACGCGAGCACCGTCACCAGTTGCTGGGCCAGCAGGGAGCGACGCTGTGGTTCACCGGCCTCTCCGGCAGCGGCAAGAGCACGGTCGCGGTGGCGCTCGAGGAGGCGCTGCATCTGCGTGGCAAACTCGCCTACCGCCTCGATGGTGACAATATCCGCCTTGGCATCAACAAGAATCTCGGCTTCAGCGCCGAGGACCGCACCGAAAACATCCGCCGTATCGGCGAAGTGGCCAAGCTGTTCGTCGATTGCGGCGTGATCGTCCTGACGAGTTTCATCAGCCCCTATCGCGCCGATCGCGACGTGGTGCGTGCGCTTCATGATGCCTCCGGGATGCCGTTTATCGAGGTGTTCGTCGACTGCGCGCTGGCGGAGGCCGAGAAGCGTGATCCGAAGGGACTCTACAAGAAAGCCCGTGCCGGCGAGATCAAGAACTTCACCGGTATCGACGATCCTTACGAGGCGCCGGCAGCCGCTGAAGTCCATCTGCATACCGACCGCATGACCCTGCAGCAGGAAGTCGACATGTTGCTGCACGAACTCGAGAAGCGCGGCATCCTGTCGACCTGA
- the sat gene encoding sulfate adenylyltransferase, with the protein MMKPHGSEQLDPRFVYDATRHAALQKEADGLPSLLLNSAAAANAVMLGAGYFNPLTGYMNKADALSVAKNMRTVAGLFWPVPILNLSKDVAAIRGARRIALRDPNVEGNPVLAIQTVEAIEEFSEAEISQMAEQIFRTLDPKHPGAGTFVSLGRFAVSGPIEVLNFSYFHSDFPDTFRTAVEIRNEITEHGWSKVVAFQTRNPMHRAHEELCKMAKEAVGADGVLIHMLLGKLKPGDIPAHVRDAAIRKMVELYFPPNTVMITGYGFDMLYAGPREAVLHAVFRQNCGCSHLIVGRDHAGVGSYYGAFDAQSIFDEVPAGALGIQIFRADNTAYSKKLNKVVMMRDAPDHGDEDFVQLSGTKVREMLAAGKDLPVEFARPEVARILMGYYQSEAAG; encoded by the coding sequence ATGATGAAACCGCACGGTTCGGAACAACTCGACCCACGCTTCGTGTACGACGCCACGCGTCACGCCGCGCTGCAGAAAGAAGCCGATGGGCTGCCCTCGCTGCTGCTCAATTCGGCGGCTGCCGCCAATGCGGTGATGCTCGGCGCGGGCTATTTCAACCCGCTCACCGGGTACATGAACAAGGCCGATGCGCTGAGCGTGGCAAAGAATATGCGTACGGTGGCCGGCCTGTTCTGGCCGGTGCCGATACTGAACCTGAGCAAGGACGTGGCGGCTATCCGTGGCGCCAGGCGTATCGCGCTGCGTGATCCGAATGTCGAGGGCAACCCGGTGCTGGCAATCCAGACGGTCGAGGCCATCGAGGAATTCAGCGAGGCCGAGATCAGCCAGATGGCGGAGCAGATATTCCGCACCCTCGACCCCAAGCATCCGGGCGCGGGAACCTTTGTCTCGCTGGGTCGCTTTGCGGTATCGGGTCCGATCGAGGTGCTGAACTTCAGCTATTTCCACAGTGATTTCCCGGACACTTTCCGCACCGCGGTGGAGATCCGCAACGAGATCACCGAGCACGGCTGGAGCAAGGTGGTGGCCTTCCAGACCCGCAACCCGATGCATCGCGCGCACGAGGAGCTGTGCAAGATGGCCAAGGAGGCGGTCGGTGCCGATGGCGTGCTGATCCATATGCTGCTCGGCAAGCTGAAGCCCGGCGATATCCCCGCGCATGTGCGCGACGCCGCGATCCGCAAGATGGTGGAGCTGTACTTCCCGCCCAATACGGTGATGATCACCGGTTATGGCTTCGACATGCTTTACGCCGGTCCGCGCGAGGCAGTGCTGCACGCGGTGTTCCGTCAGAACTGCGGCTGCAGCCACCTGATCGTGGGGCGCGATCACGCCGGCGTCGGCAGCTATTACGGTGCCTTCGATGCGCAGAGCATTTTCGACGAAGTGCCTGCCGGCGCGCTCGGCATCCAGATTTTCCGCGCCGACAACACCGCGTATTCGAAGAAGCTCAACAAGGTGGTGATGATGCGTGACGCACCGGATCATGGCGACGAGGATTTCGTGCAGCTCTCCGGCACCAAGGTGCGCGAGATGCTGGCTGCGGGCAAGGACCTGCCGGTCGAGTTCGCACGCCCCGAGGTCGCCCGTATCCTGATGGGCTACTACCAGAGCGAAGCGGCCGGTTGA
- a CDS encoding SDR family oxidoreductase: protein MLLKDKVVIVSGIGPGLGIELALLAASEGARLAICARTASKLDDAEQQVAALGLGTEVLKVPTDISDRVQCQALVEQAVARFGRVDVLINSAYVGGKFEPIESADLDDWKATMDINFFGTMALTQAVIAPMKAQGGGSIVMINTMVTRVPLPYQGGYGASKGALKVATAHLAKELGAYGIRVNSAFMGWMWGPPVEGYLKGAARQQGTTVEALRKEIGKNIPLGDIPDDADCARVAIFLGSEYSRAMTGACLDVNGGEYLPA from the coding sequence ATGTTGCTGAAAGACAAGGTGGTGATCGTTTCGGGCATCGGTCCGGGGCTTGGCATCGAACTGGCATTGCTGGCTGCGAGCGAGGGGGCGCGCCTTGCGATATGTGCGCGCACCGCATCCAAGCTCGACGATGCCGAGCAGCAGGTGGCGGCGCTCGGTCTCGGCACCGAAGTGCTCAAGGTGCCGACTGATATCAGCGACCGGGTCCAGTGTCAGGCGCTGGTCGAGCAGGCCGTGGCGCGTTTCGGGCGCGTGGATGTGCTGATCAACAGCGCCTATGTGGGTGGCAAGTTCGAGCCGATCGAGAGCGCCGATCTCGATGACTGGAAAGCGACCATGGATATCAATTTCTTTGGCACCATGGCCTTGACGCAGGCGGTCATCGCGCCGATGAAAGCCCAGGGTGGCGGTTCCATCGTGATGATCAATACCATGGTCACGCGGGTGCCGTTGCCGTACCAAGGCGGTTATGGCGCCTCCAAGGGCGCGCTGAAGGTCGCCACCGCGCATCTGGCCAAGGAACTCGGCGCATACGGGATCCGGGTCAATTCGGCCTTCATGGGCTGGATGTGGGGCCCGCCGGTCGAGGGTTATCTGAAGGGCGCGGCGCGTCAGCAGGGCACCACGGTCGAGGCGCTGCGCAAGGAGATCGGCAAGAACATCCCGCTCGGGGACATTCCGGACGACGCCGATTGCGCGCGGGTCGCCATCTTCCTCGGTTCGGAATACAGCCGCGCCATGACCGGAGCCTGTCTCGATGTGAATGGTGGCGAATACCTTCCCGCATAA
- a CDS encoding DUF1244 domain-containing protein: MPDQATRTEIEAAAFRRLLAHLDERKDVQNIELMNLAGFCRNCLAKWYRAAAEERGEALDSDEARQIVYGMPYTEWKEKYQR; the protein is encoded by the coding sequence ATGCCGGACCAGGCTACCAGGACCGAAATCGAAGCAGCGGCTTTCCGTCGTCTGCTGGCCCATCTCGACGAGCGCAAGGACGTGCAGAACATCGAGCTGATGAATCTTGCCGGCTTTTGCCGCAACTGTCTTGCCAAGTGGTATCGCGCGGCGGCCGAAGAACGCGGCGAGGCGCTCGATTCCGACGAGGCGCGCCAGATCGTCTACGGCATGCCGTACACTGAATGGAAGGAAAAATACCAGCGCTGA
- a CDS encoding LysR family transcriptional regulator — MKRPVLAQVSDLDLRLLRVFRAVVESGGFAAAELQLNIGRSTISRHIKDLEARLGMSLCRRGRGGFALTPEGAQIYQATLRVLGSLADLRSEINNLHQRLSGTLQLALFDKTATNPEARIATAIGELRRLAPDVAIELRVHPINEIERGILDGRYHIGVIPTHRRSGACEYQRLFGETMYLYCGADHPLFGREQALVTDSDIQQLAFAGLGFHSDNMERGHEFGLQRLATAYDQEGVATFILSGAYIGFLPDHYAASFVQQGLMRALRSDHFSYECTFETIVRQEARRSRLTQTFLDLLLAAHRKPQPEPHARP; from the coding sequence ATGAAGCGACCGGTATTGGCCCAGGTGAGCGACCTCGACTTGCGATTGCTGCGGGTGTTTCGGGCCGTGGTCGAAAGTGGCGGCTTCGCGGCGGCCGAATTGCAGCTCAACATCGGCCGCTCGACCATCAGCCGCCACATCAAGGATCTCGAGGCACGACTCGGCATGAGCCTGTGCCGACGCGGGCGCGGCGGCTTTGCACTGACCCCCGAGGGTGCGCAGATCTACCAGGCCACGCTTCGCGTGCTCGGCTCGCTCGCGGACCTGCGCAGCGAGATCAATAACCTGCACCAGCGCCTGAGTGGCACCCTGCAGCTGGCGCTGTTCGACAAGACGGCGACCAACCCGGAAGCGCGGATCGCGACTGCGATCGGCGAACTGCGTCGACTGGCACCCGATGTCGCCATCGAACTGCGGGTGCACCCGATCAACGAGATCGAGCGCGGCATTCTCGACGGGCGTTACCACATCGGGGTGATTCCCACCCACCGGCGCTCCGGCGCCTGCGAATATCAGCGCCTCTTCGGCGAAACCATGTATCTGTATTGCGGCGCCGATCACCCACTGTTCGGTCGCGAACAAGCGCTGGTCACCGACAGCGATATACAGCAACTAGCTTTTGCCGGGCTTGGTTTTCACTCGGACAATATGGAACGCGGCCACGAGTTCGGGCTGCAACGCCTCGCCACGGCCTATGACCAGGAGGGTGTCGCGACTTTCATCCTGTCCGGAGCCTATATCGGTTTTCTGCCGGATCACTACGCGGCGAGTTTTGTGCAGCAGGGCCTGATGCGGGCACTGCGCAGCGATCATTTCAGTTATGAATGCACCTTCGAGACGATCGTGCGCCAGGAGGCGCGACGCTCACGACTGACGCAGACCTTTCTCGATCTGCTGCTGGCCGCACATCGCAAGCCTCAGCCCGAACCGCACGCCAGGCCGTAG
- a CDS encoding aspartate aminotransferase family protein, whose translation MTHATSSTDLVAALSREDLEAHWMPFTPNREFKQNPRMIVRAEGCHYTTTDGRRVFDSLSGLWCCGLGHGRTEISQAVARQIQELDYAPAFQFGHPLSFRLANLLKAMTPEGLDYVFFTNSGSESADTSLKMARAYWRQKGQGTKTRFIGRAKGYHGVNFGGISLGGIGGNRKLFGHALDADHLPHTLLAENAFSRGMPAHGVELAEQLEELVALHDASNIAAVIVEPFAGSAGVIVPPAGYLQRLREICTKHDILLIFDEVITGFGRAGDVFGAQAFGVTPDILNVAKCLTNGAMPMGAVIASGEIYRTFMAAGGPEYAVEFPHGYTYSAHPVACAAGIAALELFQRENMVARVRALAPYFEDGLHGLKGVKHISDIRNFGLAGAMTIAAKPGEPLRRPYEIALAMWERGFYVRWGGDTLQFAPPFVAEKSDLDALFNTLNDVLPMVA comes from the coding sequence ATGACCCACGCAACAAGCAGTACCGATCTGGTCGCCGCGCTCAGTCGCGAGGATCTCGAAGCTCACTGGATGCCGTTCACCCCGAACCGGGAGTTCAAGCAGAACCCGCGCATGATCGTGCGGGCCGAGGGTTGCCACTACACCACCACCGACGGGCGCCGCGTGTTCGACAGTCTCTCCGGCCTGTGGTGCTGCGGGCTCGGCCATGGACGCACCGAGATCAGCCAGGCGGTGGCACGCCAGATCCAGGAACTCGATTACGCCCCGGCGTTCCAGTTCGGACATCCGCTGTCGTTCCGCCTGGCGAACCTGCTAAAGGCGATGACCCCGGAAGGGCTCGACTACGTGTTCTTCACCAATTCGGGTTCGGAATCCGCCGACACGTCGCTGAAGATGGCTCGTGCTTACTGGCGCCAGAAAGGGCAGGGCACCAAGACCCGGTTCATCGGCCGCGCCAAGGGTTATCACGGGGTGAACTTCGGCGGCATCAGCCTCGGTGGCATCGGCGGCAACCGCAAGCTGTTCGGCCATGCCCTCGACGCCGATCATCTGCCGCACACCCTGCTCGCGGAGAACGCGTTCTCGCGCGGGATGCCCGCGCATGGCGTGGAGCTTGCCGAGCAGCTCGAGGAACTGGTGGCGCTGCACGATGCCTCGAATATCGCGGCCGTCATCGTCGAGCCGTTCGCGGGCTCCGCGGGCGTGATCGTGCCACCCGCCGGTTATCTGCAGCGGCTGCGCGAGATCTGCACGAAGCACGATATCCTGCTGATCTTCGACGAAGTCATCACCGGTTTCGGGCGCGCGGGGGATGTGTTCGGGGCCCAGGCGTTTGGCGTCACGCCGGATATCCTCAACGTCGCGAAATGCCTGACCAACGGCGCGATGCCGATGGGCGCGGTGATCGCGAGCGGCGAGATCTACCGGACCTTCATGGCCGCGGGCGGTCCGGAGTACGCGGTCGAATTCCCGCACGGCTACACCTACTCTGCGCACCCGGTGGCCTGTGCGGCGGGTATCGCTGCGCTCGAGTTGTTCCAGCGCGAGAACATGGTCGCCAGGGTGCGTGCATTGGCACCGTATTTCGAGGACGGACTGCACGGCCTGAAGGGCGTGAAACACATCAGCGATATCCGCAACTTCGGGCTGGCCGGCGCGATGACCATCGCCGCGAAGCCCGGCGAACCGCTGCGCCGGCCCTACGAGATTGCGCTGGCGATGTGGGAGCGCGGTTTCTACGTGCGCTGGGGCGGTGATACCCTGCAATTCGCGCCGCCTTTCGTTGCCGAGAAATCCGATCTCGACGCGCTGTTCAATACCCTCAACGACGTACTCCCGATGGTGGCCTGA
- a CDS encoding CoA-acylating methylmalonate-semialdehyde dehydrogenase, producing MNVQVKLETLGHFINGVAVADTARSQPVFNPATGQVVRHVALASKTTVEQAIAAAEAAFPAWRDTPPLKRARVMFRFRELLDQNADAVAALITEEHGKVLDDALGEFLRGVEVVEYACAAPELLKGEHSKNAGPAIDSWSEFQPLGVVAGITPFNFPAMVPMWMFPMAIACGNCFVLKPSERDPSAALLIAKLFREAGLPDGVFNVVNGDKEAVDTLLSDPRVQALSFVGSTPIAEYVYQTGTRHGKRIQALGGAKNHAIVMPDADLDNAVSALMGAAYGSCGERCMAISVAVAVGDEVGDALVSKLKERLSHLKVGPGTVPGTDMGPLITRAHFEKVRGYVDLGVAEGAELVVDGRGLDVAGHEEGFFLGACLFDKVTSEMRVYRDEIFGPVLCVVRVRSQEQAMALIDAHEYGNGTCIFTRDGEAARYFTDNIKVGMVGVNVPLPVPVACHSFGGWKRSLFGDLYAYGPDSVRFYTRRKTITQRWPNGGVREKATFAFPSNG from the coding sequence ATGAATGTACAAGTGAAACTCGAAACCCTCGGCCATTTCATCAATGGTGTGGCCGTTGCGGACACGGCCCGTTCACAACCGGTCTTCAACCCCGCGACCGGACAGGTGGTGCGTCACGTCGCACTGGCCTCGAAAACGACTGTCGAACAGGCAATCGCGGCGGCCGAGGCGGCATTCCCCGCGTGGCGCGACACGCCGCCGCTGAAACGCGCGCGGGTGATGTTCCGTTTCAGGGAACTGCTCGATCAGAACGCCGACGCGGTTGCGGCGCTGATCACCGAGGAACACGGCAAGGTGCTCGACGATGCGCTCGGTGAGTTCCTGCGCGGCGTGGAAGTGGTTGAGTACGCCTGCGCCGCGCCCGAGCTGCTCAAGGGTGAACACAGCAAGAACGCCGGTCCCGCGATCGATTCGTGGTCGGAGTTCCAGCCGCTCGGCGTGGTGGCCGGCATCACGCCGTTCAATTTCCCGGCCATGGTGCCGATGTGGATGTTCCCGATGGCGATCGCCTGCGGCAACTGTTTTGTGCTGAAACCCTCGGAACGTGATCCCAGCGCGGCGTTGCTGATCGCGAAGCTGTTCCGCGAGGCAGGTCTGCCCGACGGCGTGTTCAACGTGGTGAATGGCGACAAGGAAGCCGTGGACACCTTGCTGTCCGATCCGCGCGTGCAGGCGCTGAGCTTCGTCGGCTCGACACCGATTGCCGAGTACGTCTACCAAACCGGTACCAGACACGGCAAGCGCATCCAGGCGCTCGGCGGCGCGAAAAACCACGCGATCGTGATGCCGGATGCGGATCTCGACAACGCGGTCAGTGCCTTGATGGGCGCGGCCTACGGCTCCTGCGGCGAGCGCTGCATGGCGATCTCGGTGGCGGTGGCGGTGGGCGACGAGGTCGGCGATGCGCTGGTGTCGAAACTGAAGGAGCGCCTGTCCCATCTCAAAGTCGGACCCGGCACCGTGCCGGGCACCGATATGGGTCCGCTGATCACCCGGGCGCACTTCGAGAAGGTGCGCGGCTATGTCGATCTCGGTGTGGCGGAGGGTGCGGAACTGGTGGTCGACGGGCGCGGTCTCGATGTTGCCGGTCACGAGGAAGGCTTTTTTCTCGGCGCTTGCCTATTCGACAAGGTGACTTCGGAAATGCGTGTTTACAGGGACGAGATCTTCGGCCCGGTACTGTGCGTGGTACGCGTGCGTTCGCAGGAACAAGCGATGGCATTGATCGACGCGCACGAATACGGCAACGGCACCTGTATCTTCACCCGCGACGGCGAAGCCGCGCGCTATTTCACCGACAATATCAAGGTCGGCATGGTCGGCGTGAACGTGCCGCTGCCGGTGCCGGTGGCCTGCCACAGCTTCGGCGGCTGGAAGCGATCCCTGTTCGGTGATCTCTACGCTTATGGCCCGGACTCGGTGCGCTTCTACACGCGCCGCAAGACGATTACCCAGCGCTGGCCGAATGGCGGGGTGCGCGAGAAGGCGACGTTCGCGTTTCCGTCGAATGGGTGA
- a CDS encoding NADP-dependent oxidoreductase, with protein MAQTNRQWVLKSRPKGTVSTTHFEVKEAPMPEPDYAAGEVLVRNLWIAYDAAMRGWMSLKPSYMPPVEIDEPMRSFNVAQVVKSGNPVLPLGTLLLGMYGWQEYAVASKSDMVPHRKLNRFITPEMALGVLGGSSTTAFWGLMDIGKPRKGETVVVSGAAGATGSVAAQIAKLKGCRTIGIAGGKEKCRWLIDEAGLDGAIDYKKEDVDQRLKELCPDGIDIFFDNVGGSILEAAINSIANYGRIVLCGAISISNSKEPRVGPRNLVNLVIRRVRMQGFIALDYYDRNDEALAQLAVWAMEDKIAFRNDIQEGFDAIPATFLRLFEGKNEGKQLLKLGDPESLENLVSK; from the coding sequence ATGGCACAGACCAATCGCCAGTGGGTTCTCAAGAGCCGCCCCAAAGGCACCGTATCCACGACTCATTTTGAGGTCAAGGAAGCGCCTATGCCCGAGCCTGACTACGCCGCTGGCGAGGTATTGGTCAGAAACCTGTGGATTGCTTATGACGCCGCCATGCGCGGCTGGATGAGCCTCAAGCCCAGTTATATGCCGCCGGTAGAAATAGATGAGCCCATGCGCTCCTTCAACGTCGCACAGGTCGTGAAGTCAGGAAACCCCGTGTTGCCCCTGGGCACTCTGTTGCTGGGCATGTATGGGTGGCAGGAATACGCCGTGGCGTCGAAATCGGATATGGTGCCGCATCGGAAATTGAACCGCTTCATAACGCCCGAGATGGCGCTGGGCGTATTGGGCGGTAGCAGTACCACGGCATTCTGGGGCTTGATGGATATCGGCAAACCCAGGAAAGGCGAGACCGTGGTGGTGTCGGGTGCCGCCGGTGCTACCGGTTCCGTCGCCGCGCAAATTGCAAAACTCAAAGGTTGCCGCACCATCGGTATTGCCGGCGGCAAGGAGAAATGCCGGTGGTTGATCGACGAAGCCGGTCTGGATGGCGCCATCGATTACAAAAAAGAGGACGTAGACCAGCGCCTCAAGGAACTTTGCCCGGATGGCATCGATATTTTCTTCGACAATGTGGGTGGCAGCATATTGGAGGCTGCCATCAACAGCATCGCCAACTACGGGCGTATCGTACTGTGTGGTGCAATTTCCATTTCCAATTCGAAAGAGCCTCGGGTCGGCCCCCGCAACCTGGTCAACCTGGTGATCCGGCGGGTGCGTATGCAAGGGTTCATCGCCCTGGACTATTACGACCGTAACGACGAGGCGCTGGCGCAATTGGCGGTGTGGGCAATGGAAGACAAAATTGCCTTCCGCAACGATATCCAGGAGGGTTTCGACGCTATTCCAGCGACGTTCTTGCGTTTGTTCGAAGGCAAGAACGAGGGCAAACAATTGCTGAAACTGGGCGATCCCGAGTCGCTGGAAAACCTGGTGTCCAAATAG
- a CDS encoding LLM class flavin-dependent oxidoreductase has translation MEYWLAWLHENNNGDDVKAIAREAEALGFTGVALSDHVALPKAQKSRHPTRGIPYDPAIPNIEPITTIAVMSAVTEELRFMTYAYVMGMRDPFTVAKQTAALADLSKNRFALGITLAGTRTRSLYWGTTRKRAARSLSSRSRSSKGCGTTTFSASRANTTGSRMWAFRPGPPGHRKYTLAAIHPLQSSARRPTAAGSA, from the coding sequence ATGGAATATTGGTTAGCCTGGTTGCACGAAAACAACAACGGCGATGATGTAAAGGCGATTGCCCGCGAGGCCGAGGCACTGGGCTTCACCGGAGTGGCATTGTCTGATCACGTCGCCCTGCCCAAGGCGCAGAAGAGCCGGCACCCGACGCGCGGTATCCCCTACGACCCGGCGATTCCGAACATCGAGCCGATAACCACCATAGCCGTGATGAGCGCTGTTACCGAAGAGTTGCGATTCATGACTTATGCCTATGTGATGGGCATGCGCGATCCTTTCACCGTGGCGAAGCAGACGGCGGCGCTGGCGGACCTGAGCAAGAACCGCTTTGCACTGGGCATCACCCTGGCTGGAACACGGACGAGATCGCTCTATTGGGGCACAACCCGAAAACGCGCGGCGCGCTCTTTGTCGAGTCGATCGAGATCATCAAAGGGCTGTGGAACAACGACCTTTTCAGCTTCGAGGGCGAACACTACCGGTTCAAGGATGTGGGCATTTCGCCCCGGCCCGCCAGGCCACCGGAAATATACATTGGCGGCAATTCACCCATTGCAATCAAGCGCGCGGCGGCCAACAGCGGCTGGATCGGCATGA